One window of Papaver somniferum cultivar HN1 chromosome 9, ASM357369v1, whole genome shotgun sequence genomic DNA carries:
- the LOC113311365 gene encoding uncharacterized protein At2g39795, mitochondrial-like, which produces MATLSRMMNKAASSVIPLATRTPCRNYTSAIFTTPLKTSTAIKTVTGNSNLFRTTSIPTHRQFSALAKKKPDFDDTLLRVGEAPSEFPFKIVDNDGAETITLTRNYQGEEIKVTLFKHDLSGDYEEGDEEDQDDQEANQGGKEVEEEAGSQPVDMVVTVTKKNRSLDAELQETFHTYLEVRGIKPSIANFLHDYMVKKEHKEYTAWLKNLKNFIAN; this is translated from the exons ATGGCGACTTTGAGTAGAATGATGAATAAAGCCGCATCTTCAGTAATCCCGCTAGCAACCAGAACTCCTTGTAGAAACTACACCTCTGCCATCTTCACTACCCCATTGAAGACCAGCACCGCCATTAAAACTGTCACCGGCAATAGTAATCTATTTAGAACAACTTCAATTCCAACTCATCGTCAGTTCTCTGCTCTAGCTAAGAAGAAACCAGATTTCGACGACACTCTTCTCAGA GTTGGTGAGGCACCAAGTGAGTTTCCATTCAAGATTGTGGATAATGATGGAGCTGAAACTATTACACTGACTAGGAACTATCAAGGTGAGGAGATCAAAGTCACATTGTTCAAGCATGATCTCTCTGGTGATTATGAAGAGGGTGATGAGGAAGACCAAGACGACCAGGAAGCAAATCAAGGTGGTAAGGAGGTGGAAGAAGAAGCTGGTTCTCAGCCTGTTGATATGGTTGTAACTGTTACGAAAAAAAACCG GAGTTTGGATGCAGAACTGCAGGAAACTTTCCACACATATTTGGAAGTCAGAGGTATTAAACCAAGCATTGCCAATTTCTTACATGACTACATGGTTAAGAAAGAGCATAAGGAATACACTGCGTggttgaagaacttgaagaattTCATTGCCAACTAG
- the LOC113309699 gene encoding uncharacterized protein LOC113309699 translates to MGDSSPSEDSDSEYVNSLHDLDLLHEDYNTQCTFTENSTFEDYMLGELIPGLSNELHLRDTHEVISDTDTSSDDISEVCALTRSATFPGSKKEMPDDGSHEASENPPYNRSTSLPVPLKSALKGGREKYGMPHKKLTVTWAHDVYDPPVTLVSHSVKGGHSHHRSSRSSRKSSSSSNSSKHKHKGGKSSSRSSSSSDAHKKHHHHRKHSGGHSESRARSVECRDRLTPLSNAMNHSRGYTESRARPVECRDRLTPLLNAMNHRSTAELSDFSLGARACALPENTKCGTSYFMKSLTELHLPVAEAT, encoded by the exons ATGGGAGATTCTTCTCCTAGTGAGGACTCGGATTCAGAATATGTAAATAGCCTTCATGACTTGGACCTATTACATGAAGATTACAATACGCAATGCACTTTTACTGAAAATAGTACTTTTGAAGACTACATGTTAGGAGAGCTAATACCTGGACTCTCTAATGAACTGCATTTGCGAGACACTCATGAAGTGATATCAGATACTGATACAAGCTCGGATGATATCAGTGAAGTATGTGCCTTGACCAGGTCAGCAACATTTCCAGGCTCCAAGAAAGAGATGCCTGATGATGGATCTCATGAAGCTAGTGAAAATCCACCTTACAATCGCTCAACGTCTTTGCCT GTTCCGTTAAAATCAGCCTTGAAAGGTGGTCGCGAGAAATATGGAATGCCTCATAAGAAACTCACGGTGACTTGGGCTCATGATGTGTATGACCCACCTGTTACATTAGTGTCGCATTCAGTGAAGGGTGGCCACAGCCATCACCGATCTTCTAGATCTAGCAggaagagcagcagcagcagcaatagcagcaaGCACAAACACAAGGGAGGGAAATCTTCGTCAAGAAGCAGCAGTAGCAGCGATGCCCACAAAAAGCATCACCACCACCGGAAGCATAGCGGTGGTCACTCTGAATCACGTGCAAGGTCAGTTGAATGCAGAGATAGGTTAACTCCTCTCTCGAATGCTATGAATCACAGCAGGGGGTACACTGAATCACGTGCAAGGCCAGTTGAATGCAGAGATAGGTTGACTCCTCTCTTGAATGCTATGAATCACCGATCAACTGCTGAACTTTCAGACTTTTCTCTTGGTGCTCGCGCTTGTGCTTTGCCGGAGAACACCAAGTGTGGGACCAGCTATTTCATGAAGTCTTTGACGGAATTGCATTTACCAGTTGCTGAGGCCACATAA